The Dioscorea cayenensis subsp. rotundata cultivar TDr96_F1 chromosome 16, TDr96_F1_v2_PseudoChromosome.rev07_lg8_w22 25.fasta, whole genome shotgun sequence sequence tcgagctcgagctcggctcgcaGAATTTTGAATCGAATTCAAATATTATCCGAGCCGATCTCGAATAGCTCACGAGTAGCTCTGCTCGCTTACACCCCTACTCACCACCTATGCATAAATCTTTACATGATTGGTCTATgtttaaaaaacagaaaaatttaaattatgttttaaatataaaaaaaaatgaaagaataacaTCACcattgaaaaaattaacaaaatgacACACAAAATTAGAAAGGGACAAAAGAATTTTTTGAACCATGCATGATTGAATCtaaaaaattggatgaattatTGACTATGATTCACATTTcacactaattaattaaatcaatatatataaatcaatatatataaatcaaaatcatgTTATACACTCACActtaaaatatgattaaacTGAATTTAGTTttaacacataaaaataaacgACAAAagtcttttttatttatgaatataaacagtgcCGAACAATACTAGAGCCAGGatgtacaatatatatacaacacaagaataatataagaatcaGGGATGAACAGTGTACAAACAATACAGGGAACTGTATGGGGAGaaatttgaacccatgatcgggctatccaatggttgacaaaaaatatattattagccCCCCACCCCacccatatatatttttttaaataaatttttttaaacactacTTAATCTTTaatatgaatattaaaatattcatttttttttagttgatcacaaactataaaatttttattattaaatttatatctaATAGCAACAAGTACCAAAATACAGTTctaaataatatcaaatttataattaataacatTAAATTTATCTAGTTTATTGTGTAAATAATAACTATTAAACCATGATTGaatgattatcataaaaaaaattcaattaatttgcCCAAacacatttgaaaaaaattgcttttcagagtaaattaaaagttttttttctatattttttgtttagatAAACTAATGCagaaatacttttatttatacGCGCACTCACTATCTCTAAGACGAGTCTAAGACCTAAGGTCGGCTCTCACAAGCAAAAAACTTGAAGGAAATTAAGTGGTTGACTTGGACAGCAGGCGGGTTACACGTTCCACTGTGCCGAGATGTGAGGTGCAGGTAGGAAAACAAGGTAAATGAAGAGTTATCGTCCGTTTCCACTTTGTCCGAAGGGATTTTTCGGACACGTGCTCTTAACATTCGTGGAATTTCGGTCTAGGGTGCGAACTGGCTCCTATTTCAATCCGTGCTGGACCGATCGATATACCAATAATAAAGTCTCCAGTCGGAGAATGCGGCGTTGTATTAGAGAAAGTTCTCTGTTCCAAACATTTCCTGCATTCCTCTCGTAGAGTACTGTACCGTCTCAGACCAGATACatctattgaaaaaaattcttttttttcatctcaTCTCTCCCTGAGCTCAAATCAAATAAGAACTCGCAGCTTCGCTTGCCTAATACCCGGCGTTGGTGCCTTACCTTACTCGCCTACCTAGAATCATATGATCGGAACGAGGGAAGCTCTTCCCCCTATTGCTGACTTGTTTGATCAGGGTAGATACTTCACAAAGTTAGACTGAAggtgtgaagttgtttggatgtgaatttttaaaagaatttttaaaagtagtAAATTGTTAAAATAAGCATTCATTgagttattattatgtattgttattaataatgataataacttaatatattatgataataattataattacaattattattattattatttattatgcttctgCTTGGGGAAACAAAAAGCATGAaaatataatcatttttttatttgataaaagtaatttaGTAATTTAACAAGCTCTTCAGAGTGCGACATGGTTAACttttatgcaaaaatatatattttcaacttTTTATCAACTtcttatgtaaaaaaaaattggtataaatattttttaagtccaaaaatacttataaaaaaacacttttttaagCTCTTGCAAATCCAAACAAACTTTAAAACTAACTTCCACTGGATAAATAGTTGATGTTTGCCCtgtattaaaaacaataattaacacaACAAGTAACATTGAAGCAATGATGCATCAATAATGAGTTTGTatactaaaaagtaaaaaataaaaacagtgaTTGATTGAAATCccaatgattaaataaataaaataaaaagcttaaaaaatagaagaaaaaaattttgtttgtggGGGGACACATGGCTGACCAACTTTATGTCTCATCATAAACAGTGAAAGCCAAGAAAAGagtcaaaaataaagaaaaacacatgtACACTTtgccatctttttttttttgcttgctttCTAAACTTCCTCTCTTTCTTACTTGCCACATGCACTTTTGACTTTCCACAAAAGATGCCTAATGCCAccaattatttgattattatcatttttgtttctattttaacttttttgtagtttttaataaaaaaatttatttatttatttacttgttttataaATATGCATTAAACTCCTcctgcataaaaaaaaaaaatcaaaaactaaataaatatgaaaatatactAATTACGGTGACTTTAGTCTCagtaatcttttaaaaataaattctttttgttatataactttaaaaataaaaaaattactatacaTTTACAatgattttagatttttagagaACACAAAATCAAATAGTTACttcaacttttatatttattttaaaatttttgtttttattttttttccatttattttattttatatttttaataatttaatagaatattaaaaatactCCTACCAgcataaatagtaaaataaatttatttttataattataatttaatttatatttataaataaaattttaaaaatcatagatatttttaaagatttgaaatttttttatagaattaaAAGAATCAGAGGATCATTTTCTTActcatccaaaaaaaattatatatgtatattattattattattattatcataaatacTAATTTATACTCTCCTTTTTACATGTTCAATTATAAAagctttcttttgattttttttacatatatatttaaaaaacttatgaaatattaaataatttttttttctaaatttattctttatatttaatatatttttataacttcCAATAAATCATGTTTgactacaatttttatttgatttataaaacaataaatcataattaactatatttttgaataatttttttttcatatttttcaatactGGAAACaacttttctaattttatttaaaatgtttttttgccaaataaataaatcaataatatgaatttattaatCAATATCAATCATGTTTATAAAGTTGAAAACAATTGGAAAATTGTTTCgcatatttaaagaaaattgattttCATTTCTAATTGTTTCgcatattcaaataaaaatcaattttctttgAATATGCGAAACAATTTTCTAATTGTTTTCAACTTTATAAACATGATTGATATTGCAcaaaatggaattttttttgaGACATGTTAAAGCAGctaaaaaagttaatataattagaaagagTGCAATTAAAGCAGCTAAAAAAGTTCAAGAATTTAATGGATTTACAATCAAGGATATATTgagaaagttaatataattttagataaattttatattatcaattaattttaactagcctttttaatttattaaaataaatatgaaaaaaaaaatttgagtcagtatattttaatacatgtatatacttaaatataattaattaaataagctTAATTTTAagctaatatatttaaattaaaacaaaaataattttttcagaagtactaatttaaaaatttatataaaattttaatttaactatttttatattatatatatatacacatgtaatTACTCCAACattcaagggtatgtatgcaaaaacaaaaacataatgatAACTTTTGGTAGGGAAACGCGATTCCGTTAACAGTCCCGTTTCCCAAGAACCGTTTTCCAAATGGGAACAGATTCCAAGATTAGTCAAAAGTAAcgcataataattaattaattaattaattaaataaataaacaaacaaacaaatttaaaaaattatttaaaaaatccaaaaaaaagagagagagagagagaaaaaaccCTAATTGAGAATCCTATCATTCTCCCCCAGCTCAcaaagcgagagagagagagagagagagagagagagagaggaatccAAGCTCTGAATAAGAAGGGGAGCAAGGCCTCAGAGCTCTGCTCAACAGCACTGAAGCGGAGAAGAGAGAGGAGAAGCAGAGATGGAGGCGGAGGCGGTGGCGAAGAGGCTCAGGGAGGATGGAACGGAAGATAATGGAGCTGGAGGGGTTTCGTCGATTGTGGAGGATGGGAAGACTATGGATTGCATCTCGACTGTGATTCCTGGATGGTTTTCTGAGATGAGCCCTATGTGGCCAGGTATAtggtctttgtttttgtttgcttgTCTCTTTCTTTTTCGTTCTTTTGGGGTTGTGTTTTGAGTGTTTGAATTGAGGGGATGTGGTGGAGAAGAGTGGAAGACGAGAAAGGAAGTTgctttttttcgtttttttggttcttgggaggagaagaagaggaatggATGGAgtggagaaagaaaaagatgattttgtggttggttttttattttattttatttttgggttccGTGTCTTATTTGTTTATGCGTTATATAGTTTCTTGATTAATCCGAATAACAAGGAAAGAAATTGTGTTTCTTGTTCCTGTTCTTGTTCTGTTTCTTTCACTCTATCTTACATTTGATCCTGGTTCAATTCTGAAGTCATGAAGTTTGGTGGCTTTGGTTTGATTTTTGCGGTGCTCTGTTTGCAAACTGGTTTTGATTTTTCCCCTTTGtgtctattttgttttatatttttggttttagtgCACAATTAGTCCTGAATTATACCCAAATGCGTTCCCTTTGTTACTGAGTGACACAAATATTTTAGTATGGTTCATCAACCACAAATATATGTCTGTTTTTGTCCTTCTGGTACATTTTACTTAAATTAGAAACTAAAATAATCCCTGAGACAGTCACTCTGCCATCCCATTAGCTATTTGTGATGACAAGACCAGAGTCAACATTTTGATCCAGTTCAAAACCGAAGTGATTTGTTTTAACCAATTATGAACTTCCATCTTTTCTTTCACCTAGTATTTATGGGAAAAATTGGATTTTGGGAACCTGCCTTGCATATATGgcgttttattttttttaatgttgactCTTTAATTTCTCTGGAACGCAATTttttgctgctgctgttgttaaAATCATTAACATCCGatatggatttttttcttctgttaATGTTGATTATATAAAACGGTAATTGAGTGGATTTCTTCTTttcccacatatatatatatatattgaaaccCTGCCCGAAATTTAAACTCATAAAATTTACGGACTGTGCAATAAATGAGCTGTTATTTGAACCATTTGATCAATCGTGAGCCACTAGAATATCAGGCTCCACTTGTTTGCTCAATGCTGCTGTGCTTATTTTTGTCCTGTTGTTTACATGTGCCAATATTCTTTTGGctcatttattttatgtaatggtttttgttttatcCTTATCTGATTGTTCTCGAGATTTACATCCACCATGTGGATCGAAAGATTGCAGCCAGgggatattattattattattattattattattattattattattatgtttcatGAAGCATTTTAATTAAGATAATGATTTAATTGATTTCTATATTTCCAACCCTCTTATCATGGGTTATGACTACCAAGCACTGAACAGTCTAAAGCGGATGCTAAAGGCATTTCTTTTGATGGTACAGGGGAGGCTCACTCTTTAAAGGTGGAACAGATACTTTTTCAGGGAAAATCACTGTATCAAAATGTAATGGTGTTCCAGGTACTTAATCTTTGCGAGTTTTATATAGTTTCTTTTGTCATTGGTTCTGGTTCTGTTTTGCAATTTccttgaagatgtgattgtgagaataatattttgttttaccaTTTCTCAGTCATCCACTTATGGAAAGGTTCTTGTCTTGGATGGCGTGATTCAAGTTACTGAGAGGGATGAATGTGCGTACCAGGAGATGATCACACACCTTCCGCTTTGTTCTATTCCAAGCCCGAAAAAGGTAGCTTTACAACTCCATGAGGAACCAAAAATTAATGGTATTTgttgaaatgaagaagatagtTGAAACAAAATTTATGGTCTGTTTTCACTTGTGGATTATTTATACcatatttttttgctttcattATGGAAGGAGTTGTGTATTGTTTAACATTGGAGTGTGAGGCTTGTGCCACATCcatcttttctttatcttgtgCTTCATGATTTAATGTAGAAGTAGGAATTCTTCAAAGTTTGCTTTTGATTTGACTCATTTGAGTGCTTCACACTAGTTAATCATATGCTTAGTCTTGGATCACCAATGGCTAGTTGAAGTCATTCTGGTTTTGCTTAATTATCATCTAGAATTCACAATGTTGGTGCAAGGTGATAGATCTCACAATCAGGTTGATGCACCAGAGCTGTATTCTTTAAAGCAGGTTTGTGGACCTTATACAATTAATGGTGAAGGTGCCTTGCTGTAGACAtgcaaaattcaattttgataaccTCACTATTGATAAACTACAAACTGCAAATAACTGAACTCTAATAAATTGTGCTTTGATACGTATTTTTCTGTTGTGTATAAATTGAGTTTGGCATCATGAACTACTTCTTGAGTTTCAATATCACTTCTAAAAGTTGGCCACTCAACTACACTAGTGATTCTAGGGGAATGACCATATGGAAAGTACTCCTTGTATTGAACAGAAAGCTACCTTGAGGATAATTCTAAGAGAACTTGTTATAATATTTAGGCAAAGGTCAAATACTTTTTCTGTTCAGCTGCACATTGAACATGAAATTTTAGTAAAagttatagttgaagaatttaGCCTACTTGCAGTTGTTCTATTGCACTTGTTTGAATTGACCTAAGAAGTAATATGTGAATAGCAGTAAGCTCTTTTGTGCAAGTATTTGCTTGCTTCAGGAATTTTtatatttgccatttttttaaatggtttggGTTTTTTCTCAGGTATTGGTCATTGGTGGAGGTGATGGTGGTGTTTTGCGTGAAGTATCGCGTTATTCTTCTGTGGAGGTTATTGATATATGTGAAATAGATGCAATGGTTGTGGATGTAAGTAAATAGTACCTGCCTAAACTTTACCTTGGTTACTACTCAAAATTTCAGTAATGAACTAAATGTTTACTTCTTTGGAGATTTCTATCGTAGATTCTTCATTCCTCCCTTCATAATATCACTATTGTTACAGAGTTGATTTTTAATGCTTAATTTGCGATTTCGATTATAAAGCCCTGCTATGCACCTGCACTCATTTGTCCGGTCTTGGGTTATCTTCCGATTCCATTTCttagtttgaaaattttcatcttaAGTTTGTCCGTGATGCTTGCTATGTTTTGCAATACTAGCTCTATCATTCTGCcctgccatttttttttttaatttggtttttgcACAATaacttagattttgatttgcaCTTTTATGTTCCTCTCGTGTTTGGACACGCTCAATCATTTGCTTTCTTTCTCCTTTCAGGTTTCTAAGAAGTTCTTCCCCAAGCTGGCTATTGGTTTTGAGGATCCTCGAGTGTCTCTACATATTGGTGATGGTGAGAAGGTTTTACAAATATATCTGTTTCTTAGTGCATATAAATCTGGTTGAGGGATTGTTGGTATCAGTTCACTGGGACAGCATTATATACTTTCTATCAGTAAGAGAGCATTATGATATGAAATTGATTAGTCTGAGATTCTGAGCTTGTGTTTTAGAGTTTAACATAGAAGGATGTAGGTTTGACATCGCAATCATCAAAATCACCTCCTCAACAGTACTAAATACCTTGTCATGTTCCCTCCCTATACATCCTCAACTGAAACAGCTTGTGTTCCATATTACATATCATAGCAAAATGTTCCCACTTCTATAATCTATACCTCTATCTTTTCTATCCCTTTGTTGATCGAATTGTTTGATCTTCCATCAATGATTTAAGACACTAATCTGTTTTCTTGTTAGCCATTTGCATTggagtaattttatttttcatatgcaTATTTCATACCCTTTTACTCAATTCCTTACCTCACAGGTGTTGCATTCTTGAAGAATGTTCCTGAAGGTACATACGATGCAGTCATTGTTGATTCATCCGACCCTATTGGTACTGACGAACGACATCTTACTGGCAATGTTATCTCCCACTTTATTCTGGcgtctttttttaatttaattcctATTGAAATTCAGGTCCAGCGCAGGAGCTTTTTGAGAAGCCATTTTTTGAATCAGTAGCAAGAGCTCTTCGTCCCGGAGGTGTCGTGTGCACCCAAGCAGAGAGCATCTGGTTGCATATGCACATCATCGAAGATATTGTTTCCGTCTGCCGTCAAATTTTCAAAGGCTCAGTTAATTATGCATGGACCACAGTTCCCACATACCCAAGGCAAATTTCACACCTCATTTTTGGTCAATTTGTTTATCCACATCAGATTACTCGATAATACATCTGCTAACACCCATTGTTCGGCTAATGCAGTGGGGTTATCGGTTTCATGCTTTGCTCCACCAAGGGCCCGGCCGTTGATTTTATGCACCCGGTGAAccaaatcgatgagaatgacaGTTTCAATAAAGCCAAAGGACCTCTGAAATTTTACAACCCAGAGGTATCTTTCCTTAGATTGTTTCACCTTTGTTTCGGTCCTAAAACCAAAAAATGTTCGTTATGCTGCaaagattataaatatttttgaatttggaCTAAAACCACTCtctcatttattttttcccATAGTTGAGGGATTATTCGTTTACTCGTCCTCTTAAATCAAGAACTACAATGAACATGCTTAAAATTCAGCAGGCGAAACGAATATATAGTTTTACTCACatgttctctcttttttttttttctgcagatTCACTCTGCTGCATTTTGTCTTCCATCATTTGCAAAGAGGATCATCAACTCAGAAACCGGCTAAACTTCCCGAAATTTCATTCCTTTGATTTCTATCAAGCAAAATGATGGCGCATCGCGCCAGATGGAGGAAAGACAAGCTCATTGTCTTTCAAATCGATATCGCATCCCTTTCGTAAGGTTATATATAGCCTTAATACTCTCATTTCACAACCGTTGCTTGCGCTCGACGCAATTTGGGTTGGATTCTCTTATTACAGTAGTTTTTTTGCTTTAATCATCCTCTGTTCATCAAAAGTCTTGTGTTTTGTACACTCACTTTGAGACATATAAATTGGTGATTGTGAgcatatgatgatgatgatgttgccTGTTTTTTGTTGGGATGTTGAGGCCATAGATTTTGCAAGAGTTCTCAATGGCATTGTAGTAACTAATAACTCATCCTTTTGTGGTTTCCATATCAAAATGGTggtgttgttattattatttacttcctcttttttatttttattatctgtaataaattcatattttttttatctgttatttgttaacataaaaaaatatttattattattttttaaattatttcaacactatttaatttttattatgggtaattttggaaaaataactaaatttttatataattttgtgaaataattaaatttttttggtatgtgagattttgttatgtatatatgtatttatttttaagtttttaagtttttagttttgagtATATGTTCTTTGTTTGGGTGATGATTTTGAGCTTAGTtctgttttgaatttattttaagttttttttaataatttttcctaattaattaattaattgatttttatggaAATATGTTTTGGAGAGaataagagttatatatatagatatatataattataattatctgATCAAATCTCAATGTCACAATaatcaaccaataaaaaataaaaaataagatatttgaCTCTGATGTAGAAATATTAGAGATTCTAAATAATGTAGCTTGATTATTTTGTGATGGGCTAGTGTACTTAGCCCatttaataatttaactaaacatatatatatatatatatataatatatggaaGAACGATACTATTTTTATCGAATAGATTTACAGAATAGGtttcccgaatgacgtggatgcctaacttgtcatccacatcctcatccacgtcattattttttttatataaacttcaaatttgaactttaaaaattcttaaatactttaaattaaaaaaaaattataaaactatatctaaaatcataaacccaaatactacaaaatctataaactaaaaatctaaaattttaaaccctaaataataaatactaaaccctaaaccctagacCATTAATCCTATGcgggggtttgtgatttctagTTTATGGTTTAGGGAGGGGttttcggtttatcatttacatgtatatcttttacgattaaatgtttaaatttaagatttagataataaagagaaattaaaatcttcttttaaaaaaaataaagaaagaatgacatggatgctgacatggatgccaacttaATATCCACGTCATTCAggaaatctattcggtaaaaatatcattactctatatgaaaacacatgaatatgtttatattatttaaaaaacacttTACTGTCATAATTTATTTgcatgatattatttttaaatcggAAAAAACTCTCAACATTAagtaaaaatgtttaaattgaaaacaaaataaaaataacctaATTATGAATAGTATTATTTTGAatgcatcatattttatttatatggcttttttcacttcaaatttttgctaaaattaggggtaaattttttagtaggtcactaaaATTTAGCTCATTTTTACTTTAATCATCGAgcttcaatttgtattaatttgatcattcaattttaatttaattttacgGGGTAGTAAATCAAGGGATTTCACtcccaaatgaatgatgtggctcttTTTCAATGACATGATCATTCAAATAAACTTAATAATGTGTTATGGGGAGGACTGATTCGGATTTTCAAACAACCATTAATCAGTTGGGGGTTGAAATCCTTAACTTATTGTCtagtgaaattaaattaaagttgagttactaaattgatataaattaaaattcggtgattaaaatgaaaatgagttaGATTTTAATGATTTAGTAAAAAATTTATCCCCAAAACCAGCCACAACCTAAAATTAtactttatcattattttagctttattttctttcactCCCTCTctcatttttagatttatttatatataattgtcattattatgacttttcattttttttattaaaataaattacaaatagtaGGGTAGGATGATATTTAAACcactttaataatttaaaactcAAATACCTCAATGAtctatatattttccttttattgttcactttaatttttatactttaaaaacattcaaaatcTTCATTAACGTAGAATAAccaaatttgtggtttatctatatttctatatctatatatatacacacacttgcTAGtccttaaatttaaaatctaaagaCATTTATATAATAGTTGTTAGATCAAAATCTAATGATGTGGAGACGTTTTACTCTCATATAATCATATGCATGCCcttttcattgttaaaaaaaaaataatttcaaaagaagTGAGAAACATCAAATAGCAGCTGTTAAATGATGATATACCGACTAT is a genomic window containing:
- the LOC120279340 gene encoding spermidine synthase 2-like, with product MEAEAVAKRLREDGTEDNGAGGVSSIVEDGKTMDCISTVIPGWFSEMSPMWPGEAHSLKVEQILFQGKSLYQNVMVFQSSTYGKVLVLDGVIQVTERDECAYQEMITHLPLCSIPSPKKVLVIGGGDGGVLREVSRYSSVEVIDICEIDAMVVDVSKKFFPKLAIGFEDPRVSLHIGDGVAFLKNVPEGTYDAVIVDSSDPIGPAQELFEKPFFESVARALRPGGVVCTQAESIWLHMHIIEDIVSVCRQIFKGSVNYAWTTVPTYPSGVIGFMLCSTKGPAVDFMHPVNQIDENDSFNKAKGPLKFYNPEIHSAAFCLPSFAKRIINSETG